In Phycisphaerae bacterium, one genomic interval encodes:
- a CDS encoding carbohydrate porin: protein MSGWLACGQTQNAPTSAPTAEPGEDSALERPFDVLRNRRLTGDWLGARRWLEERGIALGLSFTTIYQHNAHGGVQTRHGHRVSASYDLELTLDCAALKLWDGGTLYMLTEGEWDEGISNAGYVGDLFGVNGDVFGAVEMQVAELWYEHALLNNRLRIRFGKLDLTNDFDTNAYANDETAQFLNSALIIAPNIPFPDRGHGIQFVATPTEWLYLGAGLVDAEADARTTGFRTAYHGADNTFSTYEFGLTPAFETGWGVLPGRYAAGLWYDPQPKEQFFNDLGGRLRTAPLRRDDVGFYVNCDQAVWCENPGRPGDEQGLGLFCRYAYAHADVNAIEHFWSVGGQYQGLLPTRDDDVLACGVAQGVLSQNLRLTGAEPHRETALELYYRCQVFPWLAITPDLQWILRPGGEGGRDAFVAGVRLQVAF, encoded by the coding sequence ATGAGCGGCTGGCTGGCCTGCGGCCAGACACAAAATGCGCCCACGTCCGCCCCCACGGCCGAACCGGGGGAGGATAGCGCGCTCGAACGCCCCTTCGACGTGCTGCGGAACCGGCGACTCACGGGTGACTGGCTAGGGGCTCGCCGGTGGCTGGAGGAGCGCGGCATCGCGCTCGGTCTCAGCTTCACCACGATCTACCAGCACAATGCCCACGGCGGCGTGCAGACCCGGCACGGACATCGCGTCAGCGCCAGCTACGACCTGGAACTCACGCTCGACTGCGCGGCCCTCAAGCTGTGGGACGGCGGCACGCTGTACATGCTCACCGAAGGCGAGTGGGACGAGGGGATCAGCAACGCCGGTTACGTTGGCGATCTCTTCGGCGTCAACGGCGATGTGTTCGGCGCGGTGGAAATGCAGGTCGCCGAGCTGTGGTATGAGCACGCGCTGCTCAACAATCGGCTGCGCATCCGCTTTGGCAAGCTCGACTTGACCAACGATTTCGACACGAACGCGTACGCGAACGACGAAACCGCGCAATTCCTCAACAGCGCGCTGATCATCGCCCCGAACATCCCCTTCCCGGACCGCGGGCACGGCATTCAATTCGTGGCGACGCCGACCGAGTGGCTCTACCTCGGCGCCGGTCTCGTGGATGCCGAGGCCGACGCGCGCACCACGGGCTTTCGCACCGCCTATCACGGCGCGGACAATACGTTTAGCACCTACGAGTTTGGCCTCACCCCGGCGTTCGAGACCGGCTGGGGTGTCTTGCCGGGACGGTACGCTGCGGGGCTATGGTACGACCCGCAGCCGAAGGAGCAGTTCTTCAATGACCTCGGCGGCCGGCTGCGCACCGCGCCGCTGCGGCGTGACGACGTGGGTTTCTATGTCAACTGTGATCAGGCCGTGTGGTGCGAGAACCCGGGGCGGCCCGGTGACGAGCAGGGCCTCGGGCTGTTCTGCCGCTACGCGTATGCCCACGCCGACGTGAATGCGATCGAGCATTTCTGGAGCGTTGGCGGGCAGTACCAGGGCCTGCTCCCCACTCGTGATGATGACGTGCTGGCCTGCGGCGTCGCGCAAGGCGTGCTCAGCCAGAACTTGCGTCTGACCGGTGCGGAGCCGCACCGCGAGACCGCGCTCGAGCTGTACTACCGGTGCCAGGTGTTCCCGTGGCTCGCGATCACGCCGGACTTGCAGTGGATTCTGCGGCCCGGCGGAGAAGGCGGCCGCGACGCGTTCGTGGCCGGCGTGCGACTGCAGGTCGCGTTCTGA
- a CDS encoding glycosyltransferase gives MSTVPAFPPSAGRPLVASLAAVTWDFRLVGRTRMLTEAWVRLGQPTVFVQVPSLRTAVERLLTPLRGRETAPVVRPWPSYPARWWRALGPERLSRALRRRAVALRRQLDRCLDWQETVALVVSPVWTPWLAELPFRNVVYDCIDELAVQVPRPELSALYRAWEDELIARAAGAVVTASGLGAGLRARRPDLPLALIRNGVDVERFARLAAQTPRPADVPARGRPVIGFVGALYEWIDWELMRATAVALPDRDFVLVGPVDGRGDVARVADLPNVRLLGPRPYDRVPAYVQAFDVCWVPFKQDAIGQAANPVKIYEYLALGKPVVTTPVADTESFGDLVYVAHDAAEMIAHLRAAQTSAAARAAARIAFAQQNSWDVRAREYLDFLRTLPA, from the coding sequence TTGAGCACAGTGCCCGCATTCCCACCCAGCGCTGGACGCCCGCTCGTTGCGTCCCTCGCGGCGGTGACGTGGGATTTCCGGCTCGTGGGCCGGACACGCATGCTCACCGAGGCATGGGTGCGTCTGGGGCAGCCGACGGTCTTTGTGCAGGTGCCGTCGCTGCGCACCGCTGTCGAGCGGCTGCTGACGCCACTGCGGGGTCGCGAGACGGCGCCGGTGGTCCGGCCCTGGCCCAGCTATCCTGCGCGCTGGTGGCGGGCGTTGGGGCCGGAGCGTTTGTCCCGCGCCCTGCGTCGCCGCGCCGTGGCCCTGCGACGACAACTGGATCGCTGCCTGGATTGGCAAGAAACTGTGGCGCTCGTTGTCTCGCCGGTGTGGACGCCGTGGCTGGCGGAACTGCCTTTTCGAAACGTTGTCTACGACTGTATCGATGAGCTGGCGGTGCAGGTGCCGCGCCCGGAGTTGAGCGCGCTCTATCGCGCCTGGGAGGATGAGCTGATCGCGCGCGCGGCGGGGGCCGTTGTGACGGCGTCCGGACTGGGGGCGGGGCTGCGCGCGCGGCGGCCGGATTTGCCGCTGGCGCTGATTCGCAACGGCGTTGATGTCGAGCGTTTCGCGCGACTGGCAGCGCAGACGCCCCGGCCGGCGGACGTGCCCGCGCGCGGCCGCCCGGTCATCGGCTTCGTGGGGGCGCTCTACGAGTGGATCGACTGGGAACTGATGCGGGCCACGGCGGTCGCGCTGCCCGATCGCGACTTTGTGCTGGTCGGGCCGGTTGACGGGCGCGGTGACGTGGCCCGGGTGGCAGACCTGCCCAACGTGCGGCTGCTCGGCCCGCGGCCCTACGACCGTGTGCCGGCGTACGTGCAGGCGTTCGACGTCTGCTGGGTGCCGTTCAAACAGGATGCAATCGGCCAGGCGGCGAACCCCGTCAAAATCTACGAGTACCTCGCACTGGGTAAGCCGGTAGTGACGACACCGGTCGCGGACACCGAGTCGTTTGGCGACTTGGTGTATGTAGCGCACGACGCGGCAGAGATGATCGCGCACCTGCGCGCAGCGCAGACCAGCGCGGCAGCGCGGGCCGCGGCCCGGATCGCCTTCGCGCAACAGAACTCGTGGGACGTTCGGGCGCGCGAGTACCTCGATTTCCTGCGCACGTTACCGGCGTGA
- a CDS encoding glycosyltransferase family 4 protein — translation MRVLWLVRKNLTRHPGGDTVQILQTAEALRRRGITVDLAHDRDDLAGYDLVHLFHLDRLWENVGHAHRIRQAGLPAVLSTIYWPSDEFDRGGRAGFQGWLARTLGSRTYQDLRLFQRYLMYCRERRMWPRQLLASLSFRRRVLELLDAVAVLLPNSRAEQQQIEACFGIARPAVIVPNAVDATLFGPPTGALPTRRGVLCVGRIEPRKNQFALIAALRGSGIPLTLVGQAGRFSGSYARRCQRAADANVQFVDAQPPAELRRFYHAAAVHACVSWYETPGLASLEAALCGCALVVTPGGCTREYFGDDAGYAQPQDPASIRAALEQALQRGPSAQLAQRVAREYTWDAAAAQTAAAYDLALASRR, via the coding sequence ATGCGGGTCCTCTGGCTCGTCCGCAAGAACCTCACCCGCCACCCCGGTGGCGACACCGTGCAGATTCTCCAGACGGCGGAGGCGTTGCGGCGCCGCGGCATAACCGTTGACCTCGCACACGACCGCGACGACCTGGCCGGCTATGACCTCGTGCACCTCTTCCACCTGGACCGCCTGTGGGAAAACGTCGGCCACGCGCACCGCATCCGCCAGGCCGGTCTGCCGGCCGTTCTCAGCACCATCTACTGGCCGAGCGACGAGTTTGACCGCGGCGGCCGGGCCGGCTTTCAGGGCTGGCTCGCCCGCACACTCGGCAGCCGGACGTACCAGGACCTGCGCCTGTTCCAGCGCTACCTGATGTACTGCCGCGAACGCCGGATGTGGCCCCGCCAGCTCCTGGCCAGCCTGAGCTTTCGCCGGCGCGTGCTGGAGTTGCTCGACGCGGTCGCCGTGCTCCTGCCGAACAGCCGCGCCGAACAGCAGCAGATCGAAGCCTGCTTCGGGATCGCGCGGCCGGCGGTGATCGTGCCGAACGCGGTCGACGCAACGCTGTTCGGGCCGCCGACCGGCGCACTGCCAACCCGGCGCGGCGTGCTGTGTGTGGGCCGCATTGAGCCGCGCAAGAACCAGTTCGCGCTCATCGCAGCCCTCCGCGGCAGCGGCATTCCGTTGACCCTCGTCGGACAGGCCGGGCGTTTCAGTGGCTCGTACGCGCGCCGCTGTCAGCGCGCGGCAGACGCCAACGTGCAGTTCGTGGACGCGCAGCCGCCGGCCGAGTTGCGCCGGTTCTATCACGCCGCCGCCGTGCACGCGTGTGTGAGTTGGTACGAGACGCCCGGTCTGGCCAGCCTTGAGGCGGCGCTCTGCGGCTGTGCCCTGGTGGTGACCCCTGGCGGCTGCACGCGCGAGTACTTCGGCGATGACGCCGGCTATGCGCAGCCGCAGGACCCCGCGTCGATCCGTGCGGCGCTCGAGCAGGCCCTGCAGCGCGGGCCGTCCGCACAGCTTGCGCAACGTGTGGCCCGCGAATACACCTGGGACGCCGCCGCGGCCCAGACGGCCGCCGCGTACGACTTGGCGCTGGCATCACGCCGGTAA
- the wecB gene encoding UDP-N-acetylglucosamine 2-epimerase (non-hydrolyzing) — MKQRVLAVFGTRPEVIKLAPVIHELRRRNDTVELRLCATGQHREMLDQTLAAFGMRPDMDLHVMQAGQHPTDLLGRLLAALRPVLDELRPDVLIVQGDTTTVMAGALAGYLHGVRVGHVEAGLRTRDKRAPFPEEINRRVAGVVADDHFAPTAQARANLLAEGVDSRRIFLTGNTIVDALLWMRARVSGRPLPPALDPGAARLVLVTAHRRESFGQPFRELCAALREIAMRHTDVCLIYPVHLNPRVRGPVHELLGNCPRLRLVEPLDYATFVALLARAHLVLTDSGGIQEEAPALGKPVLVLREKTERPEAVTAGAVKLVGTDRARIVAEADTLLTDPAAYAAMARPACIYGDGRAAARIGEVIVTGQMSTPPFEPPVPSPQ; from the coding sequence GTGAAACAGCGCGTCCTCGCGGTCTTCGGCACGCGACCCGAGGTCATCAAGCTGGCCCCCGTGATTCATGAGCTGCGCCGCCGAAATGACACCGTCGAGTTGCGGTTGTGCGCGACCGGCCAGCACCGCGAGATGCTCGACCAGACGCTGGCCGCCTTCGGAATGCGGCCGGACATGGACCTGCACGTCATGCAGGCCGGGCAGCATCCGACGGACTTGCTTGGCCGCCTGCTGGCAGCGCTGCGGCCGGTGCTCGACGAGCTGCGCCCCGACGTGCTGATCGTGCAGGGCGACACGACGACCGTGATGGCCGGCGCGCTCGCGGGGTATCTGCACGGCGTGCGCGTAGGCCACGTCGAGGCCGGGCTGCGGACGCGCGACAAGCGCGCCCCGTTCCCCGAAGAGATCAACCGCCGCGTGGCCGGTGTCGTCGCGGACGATCATTTCGCGCCGACCGCCCAGGCGCGCGCGAACCTGCTGGCCGAGGGCGTCGATTCGCGGCGCATCTTCCTCACCGGCAACACGATCGTCGATGCGCTGCTGTGGATGCGGGCGCGCGTCTCCGGCCGGCCGCTGCCGCCCGCGCTCGATCCAGGCGCGGCGCGGCTGGTCCTCGTCACGGCCCATCGGCGCGAGAGCTTCGGGCAGCCGTTTCGCGAATTGTGTGCTGCGCTGCGCGAGATCGCCATGCGCCACACGGACGTCTGCCTCATTTACCCCGTGCATCTGAATCCGCGCGTGCGCGGCCCGGTGCACGAGCTGTTGGGCAATTGCCCGCGTCTACGCCTGGTGGAACCGCTCGACTACGCCACGTTCGTCGCGCTGCTCGCCCGCGCGCACCTCGTCCTGACCGACTCCGGCGGCATCCAGGAAGAGGCCCCCGCGCTCGGCAAGCCCGTGCTGGTGCTGCGCGAAAAAACGGAGCGCCCCGAAGCCGTGACCGCCGGCGCGGTCAAGCTCGTCGGCACCGATCGCGCGCGGATCGTCGCCGAGGCCGACACGCTCCTCACGGATCCCGCGGCCTACGCCGCCATGGCCCGCCCGGCGTGCATCTACGGCGATGGGCGCGCCGCGGCGCGCATCGGCGAAGTCATCGTCACGGGACAGATGTCCACGCCGCCGTTTGAGCCCCCCGTCCCCAGCCCACAGTGA
- a CDS encoding amino acid decarboxylase, with translation MTPTNHRSASHPGDIPAVEFRQAMHRAADLIADYLAHVHEYPVVPPITPGDVRRQLPPAPPAEPETLERILDDYRTLIEPNTTHWNHPGFMAYFAVTGSGPGIIGEALAAALDVNAMLWRTGPAATELEEHACDWVRQMLDLPAEFRGHINDTASMSSLLALATAREHAAGLDIRRRGMAGRADLPPLTLYCSDQAHSSIDKAAVTLGFGLENLRHIETDDEFRMRTDALEAAIATDKRAGRRPVAVVATLGTTSTTSVDPVREIAAIARREDMWLHVDGAYALAAGICPEYRPLFDGVELADSIVTNPHKWLFVPVDCSLLFVRDPVLLRRAFSIVPAYLTTTETGVTNLMDYGVQLGRRFRALKLWMVLRRFGVHGLQERIRNHCALARGFADWVQRQPGFELCAPVPFSTVCFRAVPPVSPEEQDAFNERLLAEVNSAGPVLISHTRLHGRHVLRLSVGNLRTTRATLEQAQDLISAAHRRLSDGSAS, from the coding sequence ATGACTCCGACCAACCACCGCTCCGCCAGTCATCCTGGCGATATTCCCGCTGTCGAATTCCGCCAGGCCATGCACCGCGCGGCCGACCTGATCGCCGACTACCTCGCGCACGTCCACGAGTACCCGGTCGTGCCACCGATCACGCCGGGCGACGTGCGCCGCCAATTGCCGCCCGCGCCGCCCGCTGAACCCGAAACGCTCGAACGCATTCTCGACGACTATCGCACGCTCATCGAGCCCAATACCACGCACTGGAATCACCCGGGCTTCATGGCGTACTTCGCCGTCACCGGCTCCGGCCCCGGCATCATCGGCGAGGCCCTCGCCGCCGCGCTCGATGTCAACGCCATGCTCTGGCGCACCGGACCGGCGGCGACGGAGCTGGAAGAGCACGCCTGCGACTGGGTCCGGCAGATGCTGGACCTGCCGGCCGAGTTCCGCGGCCACATCAACGACACGGCGTCGATGAGCTCACTGCTCGCGCTGGCGACCGCACGCGAGCACGCCGCCGGGCTGGATATTCGCCGCCGCGGCATGGCCGGCCGCGCCGATCTGCCGCCGCTGACGCTGTACTGCAGCGACCAGGCGCATTCCTCGATCGACAAGGCCGCGGTCACGCTCGGCTTCGGGCTCGAAAATTTGCGGCACATCGAAACGGACGATGAGTTCCGGATGCGGACCGACGCGCTGGAGGCCGCGATCGCCACGGACAAGCGCGCCGGGCGCCGGCCGGTCGCGGTCGTGGCCACGCTGGGCACGACGTCGACCACGTCCGTCGATCCGGTGCGTGAGATCGCCGCGATTGCACGGCGCGAGGACATGTGGCTGCACGTCGACGGCGCCTACGCGCTGGCCGCCGGCATCTGCCCGGAGTATCGCCCGCTGTTCGACGGCGTGGAGCTGGCCGATTCAATCGTCACCAACCCGCACAAGTGGCTCTTTGTCCCCGTGGACTGCTCGCTCCTCTTCGTCCGCGACCCCGTGCTGCTCCGCCGGGCGTTCTCCATTGTCCCCGCGTACTTGACGACGACCGAGACCGGTGTCACCAACCTGATGGATTATGGCGTGCAGCTCGGACGGCGCTTCCGGGCGCTGAAGCTCTGGATGGTGCTGCGCCGCTTCGGCGTGCACGGCCTGCAGGAGCGCATCCGGAACCACTGCGCGCTCGCGCGCGGCTTCGCGGACTGGGTGCAGCGCCAACCCGGCTTCGAACTCTGCGCGCCGGTGCCCTTCAGCACGGTCTGCTTCCGCGCCGTGCCACCGGTGTCGCCGGAAGAGCAGGATGCGTTCAATGAGCGGCTGCTGGCGGAGGTGAATAGCGCCGGGCCGGTGTTGATCTCGCACACGCGGCTGCACGGCCGGCACGTGTTGCGTTTGTCGGTCGGAAACCTGCGCACGACGCGCGCGACCCTGGAGCAGGCCCAGGACCTGATCTCCGCGGCGCATCGCCGGCTGTCGGATGGGAGCGCATCGTGA
- a CDS encoding serine/threonine protein kinase: MADGSEDSQICRTLIERQLVTPEEVRAAGDQQRQLAVTGRERPLAEILVDLGFLTRTQLQRLHGSNEDSGGRPAQQLPGYQILNKCGAGAMAVVYKAKQLSLDRVVAVKVLPKRLSRNAEFVERFYREGRAAAQLNHANIVQAIDVAEANGYHYFVMEFVEGCTVYDELADGKVYSEEEAVDIITQIARALLHAHERGFIHRDVKPKNIMLTRERVAKLADMGLARETTDVQAAMAEAGRAYGTPYYIAPEQIRGEVDIDHRADLYSLGATFYHMVTGRVPFEGPTPSAVMHKHLKEPLTPPDHLNTKLTSGCGAMIEMLLAKNRDDRYPSARELLVDLGRLARKQPPEYAQQTVGADVFETLSSGQPLAPEPTNGNGAVVPRTSDEESPPTLAIVLGVIAGVSLLVNAILFATR; encoded by the coding sequence GTGGCAGACGGATCAGAAGATAGCCAAATCTGCCGAACGCTCATAGAGCGCCAACTGGTCACCCCGGAAGAGGTGCGCGCGGCGGGGGACCAGCAGCGGCAACTGGCCGTGACCGGTCGCGAACGCCCCCTGGCCGAAATTCTGGTGGACCTCGGTTTCCTGACCCGGACCCAGCTCCAGCGGCTGCATGGATCCAACGAAGACTCGGGCGGCCGGCCCGCCCAGCAACTCCCCGGCTACCAGATACTTAACAAGTGCGGCGCCGGGGCGATGGCGGTGGTCTACAAGGCCAAGCAGCTCAGCCTGGACCGCGTCGTGGCCGTCAAAGTCCTGCCCAAGCGGCTCAGCCGGAACGCCGAGTTCGTCGAGCGCTTCTACCGCGAGGGGCGGGCGGCGGCGCAGCTCAATCACGCCAACATTGTGCAGGCCATCGACGTGGCCGAGGCCAACGGCTACCACTATTTCGTGATGGAGTTCGTCGAGGGCTGCACGGTCTACGACGAGCTGGCCGACGGCAAGGTCTACAGCGAGGAAGAGGCGGTCGACATCATCACGCAGATCGCCCGCGCCCTCCTGCACGCCCACGAGCGCGGCTTCATCCACCGGGACGTCAAGCCCAAGAACATCATGCTGACCAGAGAGCGCGTCGCAAAGCTGGCGGACATGGGTCTGGCGCGCGAGACCACGGACGTGCAGGCCGCCATGGCGGAGGCCGGCCGCGCCTACGGCACGCCCTACTACATCGCCCCCGAGCAGATCCGCGGCGAGGTGGACATCGACCACCGGGCCGACCTGTATTCGCTCGGCGCGACCTTCTATCACATGGTCACCGGGCGCGTGCCATTCGAAGGCCCCACGCCCTCCGCCGTCATGCACAAGCACCTCAAAGAGCCCCTCACGCCGCCTGACCACCTGAATACGAAGCTCACTTCCGGCTGCGGCGCGATGATCGAGATGCTGCTGGCCAAGAACCGCGACGACCGCTACCCCAGTGCCCGCGAACTGCTCGTCGACCTGGGACGCCTGGCACGCAAGCAGCCCCCCGAGTACGCCCAGCAGACCGTCGGCGCCGACGTCTTCGAGACGCTGTCCTCCGGCCAGCCGCTGGCCCCCGAGCCCACCAATGGCAACGGCGCCGTCGTCCCCCGCACCTCGGATGAGGAGTCGCCGCCCACGCTGGCGATCGTCCTCGGCGTCATCGCCGGCGTAAGCCTGCTCGTCAACGCCATCCTCTTCGCCACGCGCTGA
- a CDS encoding DUF4159 domain-containing protein, protein MCVAVLGLLLGSPGLAAAQVPVVTDESVDAAIQRAVTWIEGRRNADGHWESKAAVQEHIRAGDTGLAVLSLLYAGRDPRETALDRALTWFAEQALQGTYTHGLRAHVLGLVPGKKFRGRLEEDLAWLLRAVGPRGTPWAGSYDYDAPPDGGLPSRWDNSNSQFGVLGAWLAADAGLPVPETYWEAVAEHWIRVQNTDGGWGYEQGDTQSRGSMTAAGLAALFVVLDQRYAAQPREAVGLLTAIELGLDWFGREYTPENPRGDVGWTYYYLYGVERVGAASGYKAFRNKEWFRSGAAYLLAHQQADGSWPMTGDQATALRNTAFAVMFLCHGRAPLMFNKLAHGPDWDRKLRDLSGLTRYAGHTFEKVLNWQIVRLDGPLDDLLEAPVLYLYGEQRPEFNAVEIQKLREYCQRGGLLFGVAGRSGEAFREGFEDLARRVLPDCPLRPLESSHPLLSGEVQFRIEDPPLLLEAHNGVRTLMLLSTRDLADAWNRYVPRGALERDFQLAANVYHYATDKTSIRSRLQTATIVERDVDPTRTIRVARIKYNGRWDVEPYGWTRLRLHLNNEAATRLLVTSGITLDSPELKSFSIAYLTGTDAFELGPSELRGLREFLSGGGTLLADAAGGSRAFTRSLQEQVQLATYSAPETIPAESYILTGRGIPDAQDLAGATYRRAARAEARGQSYPRLVGVRAGRRLSVIHSPLDLSTGLLGTPVYNVRGYEPETALRIMRNLLLYAALPSAEKARLERE, encoded by the coding sequence GTGTGCGTGGCTGTGCTGGGGCTGCTCCTGGGCAGTCCCGGGCTCGCGGCCGCCCAGGTACCGGTGGTCACGGATGAGAGCGTTGATGCGGCGATCCAGCGCGCGGTCACGTGGATTGAAGGACGCCGCAACGCCGACGGCCACTGGGAATCCAAGGCCGCCGTGCAGGAGCATATCCGGGCCGGCGACACGGGGCTGGCGGTGTTATCGCTGCTATACGCCGGCCGCGACCCGCGTGAGACGGCGCTGGACCGGGCGTTGACGTGGTTCGCCGAGCAGGCGCTGCAAGGCACGTACACGCACGGACTGCGGGCGCATGTGCTGGGGCTGGTGCCGGGCAAGAAATTCCGCGGCCGTCTGGAAGAGGATCTGGCCTGGCTGCTGCGGGCGGTGGGTCCGCGCGGCACGCCCTGGGCCGGCTCGTATGACTACGACGCGCCGCCCGATGGCGGATTACCGTCCAGGTGGGATAACTCGAACAGCCAGTTCGGTGTTCTGGGTGCGTGGCTCGCGGCCGACGCGGGCCTGCCGGTGCCCGAGACGTACTGGGAGGCGGTCGCCGAACACTGGATTCGCGTGCAGAACACTGACGGGGGCTGGGGTTATGAGCAGGGCGATACGCAGTCGCGCGGCAGCATGACCGCGGCAGGGCTGGCAGCCCTGTTCGTCGTGCTCGACCAGCGCTACGCCGCCCAGCCGCGCGAGGCGGTCGGGTTGCTGACGGCGATCGAGCTGGGGCTCGACTGGTTCGGCCGTGAATACACGCCGGAGAACCCGCGCGGCGACGTGGGCTGGACCTATTACTACCTCTACGGCGTCGAGCGGGTGGGGGCGGCCAGCGGGTACAAAGCCTTCCGCAACAAGGAGTGGTTCCGGAGTGGGGCGGCCTACCTGCTCGCACATCAGCAGGCTGACGGCTCGTGGCCCATGACCGGTGACCAGGCGACCGCCCTGCGCAACACGGCCTTCGCGGTCATGTTTCTATGCCACGGGCGCGCCCCGCTGATGTTCAACAAGCTCGCGCACGGCCCCGACTGGGATCGCAAGCTGCGTGACCTGTCCGGGCTCACGCGCTATGCCGGCCACACCTTCGAGAAGGTGTTGAACTGGCAGATTGTCCGGCTCGATGGCCCGCTGGACGACCTGCTGGAGGCCCCGGTTTTGTATCTCTATGGCGAGCAGCGCCCCGAGTTCAATGCCGTCGAGATCCAGAAGCTCCGCGAGTATTGCCAGCGCGGCGGGCTCCTGTTCGGCGTCGCGGGCCGCTCAGGGGAGGCCTTTCGCGAGGGGTTCGAGGACCTAGCCCGCCGGGTGCTGCCCGATTGTCCCCTGCGCCCGCTGGAGTCCAGTCACCCGTTGCTTTCGGGCGAGGTGCAGTTCCGCATCGAGGACCCGCCGCTGTTGCTGGAGGCCCACAACGGTGTGCGCACGCTGATGCTGCTGTCGACGCGCGACTTGGCCGACGCCTGGAACCGCTACGTGCCACGTGGCGCGCTTGAACGGGACTTCCAACTGGCGGCGAACGTGTACCACTACGCCACTGACAAGACTTCGATTCGCAGCCGGCTGCAGACGGCGACGATTGTCGAGCGCGATGTGGATCCCACGCGGACGATTCGCGTTGCCCGCATCAAGTACAACGGCCGCTGGGACGTCGAGCCGTACGGCTGGACACGCCTACGGCTCCACCTGAACAACGAGGCCGCCACGCGCCTGCTCGTGACCTCCGGTATCACGCTGGACTCGCCCGAACTTAAGAGCTTCAGCATCGCCTACCTGACCGGCACCGACGCGTTTGAGCTCGGCCCGAGCGAGTTGCGCGGCCTGCGCGAATTTCTCAGCGGTGGCGGAACGCTGCTGGCCGATGCGGCTGGCGGGTCGCGCGCCTTCACCCGCAGCCTGCAGGAGCAGGTGCAACTGGCCACCTACAGCGCGCCGGAGACAATCCCGGCCGAGTCGTACATCCTGACCGGGCGCGGCATTCCGGACGCGCAGGATCTCGCGGGTGCGACCTACCGGCGCGCGGCGCGTGCCGAGGCCCGGGGCCAGTCGTACCCGCGTTTGGTGGGAGTGCGGGCGGGTCGGCGTCTGAGCGTGATTCACTCCCCGCTGGACCTGAGCACAGGGCTGCTGGGCACGCCGGTATATAACGTCCGCGGCTACGAGCCCGAGACAGCCCTGCGGATCATGCGCAACTTGCTGCTGTACGCCGCGCTGCCGTCGGCCGAAAAGGCGCGGCTGGAGCGCGAATGA
- a CDS encoding DUF2934 domain-containing protein: MPTGSTAKGLRTRPRSKAALEIPVVANPTEEQIRQRAFEIYQSRGGTPGNPEWDWQQAELELRARMALLGKP, from the coding sequence ATGCCCACTGGTAGCACCGCCAAAGGCCTGCGGACCCGCCCGCGATCCAAGGCCGCCCTAGAGATTCCTGTCGTCGCCAACCCGACCGAAGAGCAGATTCGTCAGCGCGCATTCGAGATCTACCAGTCGCGTGGAGGGACACCGGGCAATCCCGAATGGGATTGGCAGCAAGCCGAACTTGAGCTCCGCGCGCGGATGGCCCTGCTCGGCAAACCTTGA